The nucleotide window AAAATCTCCGTGTAGTCCTGTCCAGCTTGcgaggaaatccaccaatctccaaggcataacccaagacagTCCGACTCTTAAGAAAACATCATCCCATACAGCCTTAGccacctcacagtgtaaaagcaaatgatcaaCAGACTCCCCCTGCTTCTTACAcgtacaacaccaatctagaaTAATAACTCGttgttttctcaaattatcaatGGTAAGAATCTTGTCCAAAGACGCTGTCCAGACAAAGAAGGCTGCTTTTGAATGAGCTTTTGTCTTCCATATACTTTTCCACGGGAATATAGACAAACCGGGGTTTGTAAGCTTTTGATAAAAGGAACTGACCGAGAAGATACCTTTCTTAGAATGATTCCAATACAACTTATCACCGGAGCCTCCTGGAATACTTACAGAATATAAAGCCGCAAAAAACTCCGTAAAAGACTCAAATTCCCAGTCATGGGCTGTCCTAATGAAGTcaatattccattgaggggTGCCATTTGCTGAAGAATGAAGAAAGGCAATCGATGCCTCCTTAGCTCTTGCAAGCGCAAAGATGGTAGGAAAAGTATCTCATAGACAATGGTTATCACACcatatatcaaaccaaaaacggATACGCGAACCATCGCCTACAACAAAATGTTCCTGTTCACGGAATGTCCCCCAAAGACTCCTAATGTTTTTCCATAAACCCACTCCATAAGTGCCTCGCACCTCATTcgaacaccatcctccccaagcttCCCCAAACTGAGAAACTATGACCGCCCTCCAAAAAGCCTCCCTTTCATGttggtacctccacaaccacttatcCAAGAGGGCTTGATTGAATTTCAGCAAGTGGCGAATCCCCAAACCTCCCCCAGAAATTGGGGTACAAACTGTAGACCAATTAaccaggtggaatttgaactcttcccccaaACCGCTCCATAAAAAATCCCTTTATAATTTCTCAATTCTATTAGCCACTTTTGTGGGAAGCGGGAACAGAGGCAAGAAATAGGTGGGTAAGTTAGAGAgagtgcttttaatcaaagtcaacctaccacctttcgacaagtaaAGCCTCTTCCAAGCAGCCAATCTATGCTCCACCCTTTCGACTACATCATTCCAAATGTAGTGGGTTTAAAGCCAATCTATgctgagttgaaaaagattgtgggtcccatgtgtaaggagattttgagttgagatgagtttagtaatttgagagttgggtgtttggatgttagactcaacttaaaattagactgaactgagttgatctcaactgAGTTTTGCAACCAAATGGGGCCTAAGAGTATGCTGCTTGTTGAGATTGGTAAAACTTGTGgaactttttcttgtttttttttgttttcctttttaaatttctctGTTATActcaaatcatataaaatgtGTGCTATTAacctttttttataggtaaatttGTGCTTGTAACTTATGAATACCAAGTTGCGGTTGTATGATTCTTGGTGCATAACCATATGACATTGAAACTTTTCTTGTGTATCTGTTTTTTTTCaacctttatatattttatctgtACTTCAATGGTTGAATGTTGAATTTCTTATGTGTTCCAACAGTCTTATGAGCGAGCCATTGAATTGGACAATACAAATGTGTTTGCATTGGTTGAAAGTGGAAACATATTTTTGACGCTTAGTTCCTTTAAAAAGGTAAGTTCCATTTCTAAAAATCATATGAGGTCCTGTTCATCATACTTGATTTTGGTTATCAAATTTCagcctttttttattctttgtgctCATTTTAGTGCTATGCCATTGTGCTTCACAACTTGGtctatttataatatgttttttttttttttataggtaaaagattgtattaataagaataaacaTAGCGCAAGTACACATGGGGTATACAAGAGGTAACACCTAGTTAGGAGgaagaaatggaaacaagaaaatcatgaaagtcTAGGCCATTGAAATCTTACAGCTTTAGTCCATAGGAATAAAGTTTTAATAAAGAACAATCTAATCTCCTCCAATGAgcactccttatcttcaaaagtcCGATAATTTCGTTCCTTCCATAGGCACCATAGAATGCAAATAGGAACAATCGTCCCACAACAATGATTTGTGGAATAACGCCTAGGTTCGTCCTGCTGGCTAGAAGCTCGAACACAGTAGCAGGCATAACCCAGACTAGCTCTAACCTTCTGAAAACATCATCCCATAATGTtctagcaacctcacaatgaagtagaagatgatccacagtcTCACCACTCTTTCTGCACATACAACATCAGTCCGCAACAATCACTTGACTTTTCTGTAAATTATCAATAGTCAAAATCTTGCCCAAAGAAGTTGTCCAAGCAAAAAATACCACCTTGGGAGacgccttatttctccaaatcctTCTCCAAGGAAAGTAATTGCTATGTAGATGTGTGAGGGACTTATAGAAGGAACGAGCAGGAAATGTACCTTTTCTAGTGGGTACCCACCACAAATTGTCAGTTCTTTGAGGACTCGATCTCATGGCGTACAAGAGTTTGAAAAGATTCGAAAAGCtgccaacttcccaatcatgggcCGCCCTAATAAAGCTCTCATTCCATTGGATTAAGCCACCAGACATCTCCATGAGGTCAGCCACTGATGCTTCTTTTTCACGTGCAATCCTAAAAACTGTAGGGACTGTCCCTAAGGGCTCTATCTCCATGCCATAAGTTATGCCAAAATTTACTTTAGATCCGTCTCCCATCACGATTCTAGTGTGCTGAGCAAAACCCCCCCAACCTCATCTAATGTGCTTCTAAACTCCCAACTCCATAAACCCCTTGCACCTCCGTAGTGCTCCACCcccccaacacacacacacacacacacacacacttgaaGTCTATCACCAACTTTCATAAAGCTACCCATATtatacctccacaaccatttcccatgAAGAGCCCGATTGAATACCTTCAAATTTCTAATTCCCAGCCCACCTATGGAGAGAGCATATCTTATCCCACTTGACTAGGTGGAACTTGAATTCATCCCCCAACCCACTCCAAAGGAAATCACGATGGTGTTTCTCAATTTGGATCGCCACACTTGTTGGAATTgagaacaaagataaaaaatgagTTGGTAAATTGGACAGAGTGCTCTTTATTAGTATGGTCCTACCACCTTTCAACAAAAACAGTCTCTTCCAATCTAtgttcaatcttctcaattacTTCATCCCATATAGATTTAGCCTTGAAAGTGGCCCTCAAAGGAATGCCCATGTATTTCTTGAGAAAGGAGACCTTACATTCGAGAGTGTTAGCCGGCAATCGGATATTGCGAATGTTTTAAATTGGAACCAATTCCGACTTAGATAAGTTCACTTTCAAACTAGACACAACTTCAAAGCAAAGTTGGAGTGCCCTTAAAGCATAAATCTGGTTTTATTCTGTCTCCCAAAATATCAAAGTTTCATctacaaacaacaaatgagaaatgctaAGAGTACTCTGATTGGTTTCACCAATCGAAAATTCAGCCATAAAGCCATTGTCAACCATAGCAGAGATCATTCTACTAAgcgcctccataacaatgacaaaaataacTAGGGACAAAGGACCCTTAGACCTCGAGAGCTATTAAAGAAGCCAACTGGACTGCCATTCACCCAAAACTTAGAACCTCGCCATAGATATGCAGCACCTAATCCAAGAGCAATTCTCTCCCTAAATCCACACGTCCCAAGCAAGTATAGTAGGAAGTCCCAGTTAAcgtgatcataagccttctccatatccaacttgcataaaatacccaaatcacCAGATTTTAATTTACTATCTAGACATTCATTGGCTATTAGTACTGAATCTTGTATTTGTCTTCCCCTTACAAATGCGTTCAAAATAATCCTCCCCAAGACCTCCCTTGGGTGGTTTGCTAGAACCTTGAAGATAATTTTATACACTCCATTTACAAGACTAATAGGTTAATAATCGCTAACATTCAAAGCTCCAACCTTATTGGGAATAAgcgcaataaaagtagcattgaGGTTTTTCTTTAACTTCCCAACCGAGAAGAATTCTTGGAATACTTCATTATTCTTCTTGGAATACTTCATTAAATCCTCCTTCACCACTTCCCAACGTGATTAGAAGAAGCCCAAAGAAAATCCATTAGGGCCAGGTGCTTTGTCTTTGACCATCTTCCTCACCACTTCACGAACATCTATCTCCTCGAAGGCCAAGAAACGCTCTGCTCTGCTGCTCAATGGTCTCAAAGGCTAACCCACCGAGCTTTGGCCTCCACATCACCTGCTCGGTAAGCAGCTGTTCAAAAAAACCAGCAACATGCTCTTTAATCTCTGGAAACTCTGTGGAAACGGCTCCATCTATGTTCAACATCTCAATAGTATTAGTTCTCCTATGGGATTTGGCCACTATGGAAAAACTTCATACTTCGATCTCATTCTTTCAACCACAGCTATGTTCAACTTCTTACTGCTATGTTCGACAATAGCACATGCTAGCACCTAATTATCTGTTGATATTATGATGGCTTTGGCATTGGACAACGTTTGTATTACTTGGTTCATTACTGTCTTAAGCAATTATAGTTGGCGGTTTATGGTTTTAGAGAAATCTGGAAACCGGAAATTTCATGACATCAGCAAATTTGGATTTCGAAGGTCGGTTTGAAAGGGAGagttacttatcaaaatttaaagtttgaaaGGGATAGCTACCatcaaaagtttgagaaaaatcTTGGGTTTACAGGTTTCAAAACGGTAATGAGGGAAAAGATGTGGTTTGTGAATgaaaggaaggaaagaaagaaaaatatgatgGCTATTCTAAGTTTAGTGAAAAGCATATGAATAGCGACATGGATGGTTATTAGGAAAAGAGAAGTAGGCAAAGAAAGAAAGCTTACACTAAAACACACAGGactgtcttaaaaaaaaaatcttattaaaaaactGAATTCTTTTGCTTATAAAAGAACTGAATTCTTATTATTCAAATGTGAATTATTTGACTATAAtgacacacatatatatatatatatgtccattCTAACACAACCCTTCCTAATTGGATTAGGGCTTGTTTTTTTACTAGTGAGCAAATTCCTAATTTGAACATACTTAAAGTCCACACATGAAAGCTTATagattaattcttttttttccttgtcaGAAGATAATAGGTGTCTCATGAATTATATAAgacaattaataagaaaataaaagtcaaGGACAACATTTATGACCAATAACTAGCAATTGAAGGATTACAGAactatctaaaaaatttataaaaacaaaatataacagAAGTAAAATATCATTGGCCTTGTTAATTATCATGGACACCTGTTTTGGGATAAAAGAgcttattttttggttttgcatTAGTTTTAAGGCTTCCCAAAGAGGATGCTATGTTTTTACCTATGCATTGGCTGGCCCATTATGTTTAGAAACTGAACCACATACTATTCCAGAAATCAGCATTTGATAACTTACGAAGTGCAAGAGATGGTCTTAGTATCATTTTATACATAACTGGCCAATGACATTTAATGTGAAATTGATGGTCAACTTCCATGAAATAGGATAGTACAtggaaatataaaattattttaatttaaagttcaATTGCTTTTTTTATTACAACATACTGTGTGAAATTTCATGTATGTGGCCTTTCTGCATTAAGGGAGTTGAGCAGTTTCGGCAAGCTCTAGAGATTTCACCTCAGAGTGTGTCTGCACAATATGGGCTTGCATCTGGTCTACTTGGTTTGGCAAAGGAATGTGTTAACTTAGGGGCATTCAGATGGGGAGCTTCGTTATTAGAGGTTAGTTGTCtttaaattctacaaaatttATCTATCCAAGTATGTCAAAagacaaacattttcaaaatgattgcaggAGGCATCTGCTGTTGCAATAGCAAGTACTCATTTGGCTGGAAATATATCATGTATTTGGAAGTTGCATGGTGATATTCAGGTATAATCAATTGGTTTGACCCTGGGATTTTCCACCTTTGGTATAATTTGTAGAACATTGTTCTATTCTTCTAGGCAGGATGTTTGCCAATTTATGTATGATTTTCTGGGATGACTTAGTTATGTATATGCTCTTTTGTTAGCTTGCATATGCCAAGTGTTTTCCCTGGACACAGGAAAGCCAGGGTTTAGAACTTGATGCGGAAGCCTTTAACACTTCCATCCTTTCCTGGACGCGGACTTGCTGTTTAGCTGCCGGATCTGCAAAATGTTCTTATCAGCGGGCTCTGCACCTGGCCCCATGGCAACCTAACATTTATTCTGATATTGCAATAACTGCAGATCTGATATTGTCTTTGGACAAGTGTTCTGGGAGCAACTTAACTGCTTGGTATGATCTTAGTGTATTTTACTATTTTGCTCTTATTTAGGTGATTTCATGTTGCCATAGATTTGCTCTCATAACTTGATGTCCTTTTTTATAGGAAACTGTCTGAGAAGATGGCTTTGGGGGCCTTGTTACTTGAGGGTGACAATTGTGAGTTTTGGGTGGCCTTGGGATGTCTGTCTGGCCATAATGCATTGAAACAACATGCCTTTATCAGGGGATTGCAATTGGATGTTTCTCTAGCTATGGGTTGGGCATACTTGGGGAAGGTATTGTCTGTTATGATACTTTcttattttcatgttattagtagtttttattctatttttgcaGCATTTTGGTATGCTGTTACATCTGTTTGAAAGATATTTAATGTGTTgaattcatttatttcaagATGTGATAACTTAGGAAGCTCTGTTTTGGTGGGTGGGGTTGTGTATCCAGGGTTTACTTCCCAGGGTTGGGTTTGAGGGACCTGCATTGGGAAGGTTCCTAGTCATCAAAAAGTGATTCACTCAAGAAGAGGATGTGCTGTTATGCATTAGATGTCATTTTGTTGTCATATCCTGTAGAACGCCATGTGAGCAGCTTTCAATCATATGCCAGAccctaatttaaaataattattaaattaaaaaaaaaaagtcaaattagACAAATGACCTTAAGGCGACCAAATTGGGTTCAAAATTTCACCTTAGAACCGATTAATTGGCTGCGGTcccccaaccaaaaaaaaaattcaatccaacTGTATGTGTTATAATCTACCTAACCCACTGTCATTCCTTCTCACAAAGTTCAGTCACATTTCTGTAGCTTTAACTTATTCTTGATACATTGCTGATGAGTTGCCAATGCACTCATCCATGCAAGTGAAGGTCCTATACATAGATTCATTTTATGGGGTTGGTATTGTGTTGAAAGCTTCATAAAATAGATGGTTTAAGGTCAATGTTTCATCTGGGAATATAATTCCATGCTCAATTGCTATTTTATGGTAACCTCTCAAGTAAGCTGTGAAAACCGAGCACACTGGCTGGGCTTATGAATCAAGGGTTTGTGACCCTAATTTTTTTGCCAGTCTTCATGGTATACCATAAATTACAGCAATATGGAACATGGTTTCCATGTGCCTTTTGTGGTGCATCTGGAGGGAAATGAGTGATCAGAACTTCGAAGACATGGAACATTTGCTAGAGGAACTCAGaagattctttttcaatatgtttattttattttttttggggcaatggctttagattttaatgggcttaatgttcatgatttccttgtatctctttcttcttcctagcTAGGTGTGTTCTCTTGTATAAACCCTATGTACTTGGCTATgcttattaatattaattttacttaaaaaaactCTATTAGACATGAGAAGAGTACTATTGCTTGGTGCATCATACGGTATAAAAGATATTGATTGCAGTTTGGGAAGTcctatattttcaaataaaggtACAAATTTTTGCTTTTTACAGTTTTATCGGAAAGAGGGTGCAAAccaattggcaaaacaagcatTTGATTGTGCTAGAAGTATAAATCCTTCGCTTTCATTACCATGGGCAGGCATGGCAGCTGATTTTCATGCTAGGTATTCTTAATATCATAATTTGGGGTGCGTGCGTGTGTTATCATCTTCATGTGGTCATTGAACATTGGTATGTAAAATGCATGATTCATTTAAAGTTTTTGCTGAACAGTTCTTACTAACAATGAGATGTATGTCATTCTATAGGGGTCTTGCACCAGATGAGGCTTTTGAGGGCTGCTTAAGAGCTGTGCAGACATTTCCTGTAAGTGTTTCGGCCTGTAAAAAGGACTTGATGGACTAAATttgcatgattttcttgtacttTTTTCTTCGCCTAGTAGGTGTCTCTCATATATCTTCCTGTGTACTCAGGTTGTGCCTTttgtattatttgtttattatttaataaataatattttttttcttataaaaaagctTGATTCCTGTGCAGCTTGCACAGTTCCAAATTGGTCTTGCAAAGCTTTCTCTGTTGTCAGGACATCTCTCATCTTCACAGGTTTGACCACCTCTGATTAATCAGCTGTAGGAGTAGCAAATGTTTCACGTTGTTCTAAAACAAGAGCTCATGAGTTACATGCTTTAAAAAGTGTCAATTTTACACTACTATCAATCACCATGACAGGTTTTTGGAGCTATCAAGCAGGCTGTGCAGCATGCACCTCACTTTCCTGAATCACATAATTTACATGGGCTGGCTTGTGAGGCACGATTTGATTATCaatctgctgctgctgcttatCGGTTGGCATGCTGTGCAATCAGCAGTGTTTCAGCTATTGTCCCAAATTCTCATGCCAGAGATATATCACTTAATTTGGCAAGATCTCTGTGTAAGGTAGTCATATTGGACCTTGTTTTTGCTGTTCGTTTTTGTGGATATCTAACTCAAAATACCTTGCAATAAAAAATACCTTGCAATCATAGTAATAATTATCTTGTTATCTATTCTATCTCTGGTTCACTAGCTAACACCTTCATATGGTGCAGGCAGGGAATGCTCAAGATGCTTTGCTGGAATGTGAGAATTTGAAGAAAGAAGGTTTGAcagattttgttaaattttatgttagaaGATGTATCCTTTTCACTTAGCTGATGTATCATACAATTGTTGTTTAAGGTTTGCTTGACACGGAGGGTTTGCAAATATATGCTCTCTCTTTATGGCAACTTGGCAAATTTGACTTGGCCCTTTCCGTGGTGAGAAGTCTGGCAGTGAGTATTTCTACCATGAAACAGACATCTGTGGCCGCCCCAGTTGGTTTCATATGTAGAATGCTATATTTCATGTCTGGAGTGGATTCAGTAATCAGTAATATCCTGGAAATGCCAAAGGAACTCTTTCAGAATTCAGGAATTAGTTTTATAGTGTCTGCTATTAATGCTCTTGATCAAATGAATCGGCTAGAGTCAGTTGTTTCAAGCAGCCGATCAGTTCTTAGATCTCATGAAGAGATCACTGGAATGCACTTTTTGATAGCACTTGGTAAACTCGTGAGTTTCTTATTCCATCTGTTGGAACTTAAATCTTCTACACTGACTTGgtcttttctatttatttttatttgtttactctttttataatttatggGATGGCTTATCAATTAGATTGGACATGCTTTTGGGTTGTGCAGATCAGACATGGGACAGAGTTCTGTCTTGGATTTCAGAGTGGAGTTGCTCATCTTAAAAAATGTCTTCACAAGATCCCTAACAGTATTTTGTTGAGGTACATCTAATATTCAGCGAAAAGTGTGCTTTGATTTTAGACCTGTCCTGGGTTTAGTGACTGCCATCTGAGTACCATATTCACTCTTTGTTCATCTTGGTCTAATTCTTATTGAGTCAACTCCAAAAGTGTCTACAACTTTTCTGCAACCTGATGGTCTGAAAAATTGTTGATCCATTAATCATACCTATGATCCAGAAAACCATTAACAAAAATTCTTGGACAAAACTAGTACACACTGCACTCACACTCATTCTGGCACTTCATTACTGCGGTCTTAGTTTTCGGCTATATGGAAGTTATctattataatgatttatgcAAGTCTTAATTTTGGCCCCAGACGACTAatgaataaacaaaattatgtaTTACAGTGGAATTTATATTTTGAGGCCATTGCCCAGTGAATAGATTTcacaaactatatattttttcattcataCATGTTAGACGTAAATAAAGAAAGCTCATCTATCTTTAACTTATGGGAACTGCTGTATAATTCTTGTAAGAACTTGAGGATAAATCAAGAAATGCAGtgcattagaaaaaaaaaattgagaattaaaaaagaaaatttagtatTCAAAGTCGTTCACAACGGCAACTTGATGAAATCTTCTTTTCACTGTGTATGGGTGTGAATTCTGATGTATGTTCTAATCCTTTTGTTTCCTCCATTCTAGGAGCTTCTGATGGCATCCTTATATtggctataatttttttttttttgaagacgGGGGAACCACTCCACGtcagagcccttaggactcacccatggaacctaaatcCTTGGGGAGACTAGCATAGCAACCCaccgccatggcctcccacttaaatcgtaGTTTGATCCAAGGGGGAATCAAGCCTATGACATGGGgcacatgcacacaagttcacccttaccacttgggctacccatgGGTGGGCACATGGGGCACATGCACACAAGTACCGAAAATTATCTTGCAAAACAACATAATGTATCATAACACAAAATCCTAGgcagttaaaaaaatatgcacatgaaacatgaataaattataggcttataaaaaaatacttatattgGCTATAAGCCTATAATTTATTCATGTTTCAtgtgcatatttttttaactgcCTAGGATTTTGTGTTATGATACATTATGTTGTTTTGCAAACTTAATGATTATCTAGTGTTTATGTCCTCATTTTAGTGTATCTTCTGACAAACTTTCTGGTAACAGGAACCTGCTTGGTTATCTTCTGCTCTCTAGTACGGATTGGAATGATAGTCATCTTGCAACTAGGTGCTGCAATGTAGATGCCCCAGACCTTGATTTTGACCTTCCAAATCAAGGTTTAAAATCAGCAAGTGAAATCCTGGGTGCCGGAGCAGTTGCTTGTTATGCGATAGGCAATAAGAATCCAAAGTTTTCTTTTCCAACATGTACATACCACTGCATGAATGAACCTGGAGCTATTCAACAGCTGCAAAAGTACCGTCACTTTCTATTATgcctttatatatttttctgttgcaatttatcattcttcataaaattctaaaagaagCTACCTGTTTTTATGcgtttcaaaatcaaaatcatctgGTTACTGTGCAGAAGATATTGTACTATTTTTGAGATGCGGGATATAATGTGATCAGTGAGATGATTGGCTTCACAAGCTTTATTAGATTCCTTGCTTTCTTGGAAGAATGTTGTTTTGCACCCAggctttctcttatatttttagttattagaTCTTCCAAAAGACCATCTTGCTTGGAAGTCTTCAGCAAACCAGCTTATggttttatttatgatttattcttcttagtttgtaattaaataAGCATGTGCGCTTCCCAGAGAAATATTTATACCCTGCTCTTTCTTTCATATGCCAGATGCTTCCATCGAGAACCCTGGAATCCTAATTTTCGGTACTTGCTTGTACTCAATCTTCTACAAAAGGCACGCGAAGAGAGATTTCCTCATCATCTCTGTGTTATACTTGAACGGCTAATATCTGTGGCACTTTCCAGTGGACTGTACTCAAAGACAGACATGTCTTATAGAAACTACCAGCTTTTACTCTGTGCTTCTGAGATCAGCCTGCAAATTGGGAATAAAATTAGCTGCATCAACCATGCCAAAACTGCTTCAGTACTTTTGCTTCCTGATGCATATCTATTCTTTTCACACTTACAATTGTGTCGTGCCTACGCTGCTGAAGGTGATATTAGAAATCTTCAGAAAGAGTATACAAGATGCTTGGAACTCAAGACCAATTATCAGATTGGTTGGATATGTCTGAAATTTATTGAATCACGATATGATATGGAAACTGATTCAAACATTTTAGAACTGAGCTTCAGAGATTCCTCAAAAGAGAGGAATTATTCGTGGAATATGTGGATGGCCATATTTAATATGGTGTGGGGTCTGATTTCTATATGGAACCAGGATTTCCTTTCTGCAGAAGAGTTTCTTGACCAAGCTTGTTCTTTGGTTGGTACTGAGAGCTGCTTTGTTTTCTGTCATGGTAACTATTCCATTTCAGATTCCATTTTGTCGTACTTTGTCTACATTCATTTGTTCTACTGACTATTATGTTTTCTATTAATTGCACTGTGATAACTCATataataaggataagggtagatggtgGCATGCACTGTTCTAAACTCAAAACTATTTTGACTAGAAAGATAACTTGACCATGCAATATGTTAAATCTGACATGTATGATCACGTTTATGTCATTTGGCCTAATAGGTTGCTGTTAGACATGTTTCCCAGTTTTATCCGTATTGATGATTGGGACTCTTACCCTTCCCCTTTTGTggaatataatattgtttttgttttgcttctttCTATGTTGAACTTCTTGGGTTAGGTGCTACCTGCATGGAACTTGCCAGGCAGTTGTGTGGTTCACAGTTCCTATCGCTTGCTATTAAGAGTCTCACTAAAGCTCAAGAAGCCTCTCTCGTTCCTCTGCCAATTGTCTCACTATTGCTGG belongs to Juglans regia cultivar Chandler chromosome 8, Walnut 2.0, whole genome shotgun sequence and includes:
- the LOC109000516 gene encoding tetratricopeptide repeat protein SKI3 isoform X1 codes for the protein MGESEEESEEAVQRRLEESVNASPDDPSLHFELGLLLWEKEGESEKEKAAEHFVISAKLNPQNAAAFRFLGHYYAHFSVDAKRALKCYQRAVSLNPDDSHSGESLCDLLDNEGKESLEVSVCRDASEKSPKAFWAFRRLGYVQLHQNKWSEAVLCLQYAIRGYPTSADLWQALGLAYQRLGRFTAAIKSYERAIELDNTNVFALVESGNIFLTLSSFKKGVEQFRQALEISPQSVSAQYGLASGLLGLAKECVNLGAFRWGASLLEEASAVAIASTHLAGNISCIWKLHGDIQLAYAKCFPWTQESQGLELDAEAFNTSILSWTRTCCLAAGSAKCSYQRALHLAPWQPNIYSDIAITADLILSLDKCSGSNLTAWKLSEKMALGALLLEGDNCEFWVALGCLSGHNALKQHAFIRGLQLDVSLAMGWAYLGKFYRKEGANQLAKQAFDCARSINPSLSLPWAGMAADFHARGLAPDEAFEGCLRAVQTFPLAQFQIGLAKLSLLSGHLSSSQVFGAIKQAVQHAPHFPESHNLHGLACEARFDYQSAAAAYRLACCAISSVSAIVPNSHARDISLNLARSLCKAGNAQDALLECENLKKEGLLDTEGLQIYALSLWQLGKFDLALSVVRSLAVSISTMKQTSVAAPVGFICRMLYFMSGVDSVISNILEMPKELFQNSGISFIVSAINALDQMNRLESVVSSSRSVLRSHEEITGMHFLIALGKLIRHGTEFCLGFQSGVAHLKKCLHKIPNSILLRNLLGYLLLSSTDWNDSHLATRCCNVDAPDLDFDLPNQGLKSASEILGAGAVACYAIGNKNPKFSFPTCTYHCMNEPGAIQQLQKCFHREPWNPNFRYLLVLNLLQKAREERFPHHLCVILERLISVALSSGLYSKTDMSYRNYQLLLCASEISLQIGNKISCINHAKTASVLLLPDAYLFFSHLQLCRAYAAEGDIRNLQKEYTRCLELKTNYQIGWICLKFIESRYDMETDSNILELSFRDSSKERNYSWNMWMAIFNMVWGLISIWNQDFLSAEEFLDQACSLVGTESCFVFCHGATCMELARQLCGSQFLSLAIKSLTKAQEASLVPLPIVSLLLAQAEGSLGSKEKWERNLRLEWFSWPPEMRPAELFFQMHLLARQSKSAPNSTSNIEFCQSPERWVLRAIHTNPSCVRYWKVLQKF
- the LOC109000516 gene encoding tetratricopeptide repeat protein SKI3 isoform X2 is translated as MGESEEESEEAVQRRLEESVNASPDDPSLHFELGLLLWEKEGESEKEKAAEHFVISAKLNPQNAAAFRFLGHYYAHFSVDAKRALKCYQRAVSLNPDDSHSGESLCDLLDNEGKESLEVSVCRDASEKSPKAFWAFRRLGYVQLHQNKWSEAVLCLQYAIRGYPTSADLWQALGLAYQRLGRFTAAIKSYERAIELDNTNVFALVESGNIFLTLSSFKKGVEQFRQALEISPQSVSAQYGLASGLLGLAKECVNLGAFRWGASLLEEASAVAIASTHLAGNISCIWKLHGDIQESQGLELDAEAFNTSILSWTRTCCLAAGSAKCSYQRALHLAPWQPNIYSDIAITADLILSLDKCSGSNLTAWKLSEKMALGALLLEGDNCEFWVALGCLSGHNALKQHAFIRGLQLDVSLAMGWAYLGKFYRKEGANQLAKQAFDCARSINPSLSLPWAGMAADFHARGLAPDEAFEGCLRAVQTFPLAQFQIGLAKLSLLSGHLSSSQVFGAIKQAVQHAPHFPESHNLHGLACEARFDYQSAAAAYRLACCAISSVSAIVPNSHARDISLNLARSLCKAGNAQDALLECENLKKEGLLDTEGLQIYALSLWQLGKFDLALSVVRSLAVSISTMKQTSVAAPVGFICRMLYFMSGVDSVISNILEMPKELFQNSGISFIVSAINALDQMNRLESVVSSSRSVLRSHEEITGMHFLIALGKLIRHGTEFCLGFQSGVAHLKKCLHKIPNSILLRNLLGYLLLSSTDWNDSHLATRCCNVDAPDLDFDLPNQGLKSASEILGAGAVACYAIGNKNPKFSFPTCTYHCMNEPGAIQQLQKCFHREPWNPNFRYLLVLNLLQKAREERFPHHLCVILERLISVALSSGLYSKTDMSYRNYQLLLCASEISLQIGNKISCINHAKTASVLLLPDAYLFFSHLQLCRAYAAEGDIRNLQKEYTRCLELKTNYQIGWICLKFIESRYDMETDSNILELSFRDSSKERNYSWNMWMAIFNMVWGLISIWNQDFLSAEEFLDQACSLVGTESCFVFCHGATCMELARQLCGSQFLSLAIKSLTKAQEASLVPLPIVSLLLAQAEGSLGSKEKWERNLRLEWFSWPPEMRPAELFFQMHLLARQSKSAPNSTSNIEFCQSPERWVLRAIHTNPSCVRYWKVLQKF